From Methanosarcina lacustris Z-7289, one genomic window encodes:
- a CDS encoding DUF1616 domain-containing protein, which produces MAGNRQYSQDLLLVAGLVILTDIFVLVPALSGSFLRTFLGLLLVLFLPGYALIGALLPAKKDLDGIERALLSLGLSIAVVPVMGFGMNYTEWGIREVPILTGLSVFTLLMCGAAYYRRQQLPETEAFEVPFKASIFALKAELLEEHGSRADRAISILLVISILASLGSLAYVIGNHGEEESFTEFYILGPDRMIENYPTNYTLGESGTVVVDITNYEHRNVDYTMEIRLENHSLPLPEKQKYISLDHNTSWEEPVTFTPPFEGKNMKLEFLLFNETEKNVPYRNVHLWINVTKEV; this is translated from the coding sequence ATGGCTGGGAACCGACAATATTCTCAGGACCTGCTACTTGTGGCAGGCCTTGTGATCCTTACTGATATCTTTGTACTTGTGCCCGCACTCAGTGGAAGCTTTCTGCGCACATTCCTTGGACTTCTTCTGGTCCTCTTCCTGCCAGGATATGCCCTGATAGGAGCCCTCCTCCCTGCAAAAAAAGATCTGGACGGCATTGAGCGAGCCCTGCTCTCCTTAGGGTTAAGCATTGCCGTAGTCCCAGTCATGGGATTTGGAATGAACTATACTGAATGGGGAATCAGAGAAGTCCCCATACTCACAGGACTTTCGGTTTTTACCCTTCTCATGTGTGGAGCGGCATATTACAGAAGACAACAGTTACCTGAAACCGAAGCCTTTGAAGTCCCGTTCAAAGCCTCTATCTTTGCTCTGAAGGCAGAGCTTCTGGAAGAGCACGGGTCCAGAGCCGACAGAGCCATTTCAATATTACTGGTAATTTCGATTCTGGCCTCTCTTGGCAGCCTTGCTTATGTCATAGGGAATCACGGAGAAGAAGAGTCGTTCACCGAATTCTACATCCTGGGACCTGACAGAATGATTGAGAATTACCCAACAAACTACACGCTCGGAGAGAGTGGGACAGTTGTTGTAGATATTACGAACTATGAGCACAGGAATGTGGATTATACAATGGAAATAAGGCTTGAAAATCATTCACTGCCTCTTCCGGAAAAACAGAAATATATCAGCCTTGACCATAACACATCCTGGGAAGAGCCAGTTACTTTTACTCCGCCTTTTGAGGGAAAGAACATGAAACTGGAGTTTTTGCTTTTTAATGAAACCGAAAAAAATGTGCCTTACAGGAACGTGCATCTCTGGATTAATGTCACAAAGGAAGTCTGA
- a CDS encoding SDR family NAD(P)-dependent oxidoreductase, with the protein MKVLITGGAGFIGSHIAEYFAEEGHSVRVLDNLTTGFSRNIPQHRNVEFIQGDICDPSAVEKAVSDVDCVFNEAALISVPLSCDKPVEAFRINTLGILNVLQACIKAGVDKFVTASSAAIYGNNPVLPKSESMYPEPASPYAISKLDGEYLAKMFYEDHGLRTTCLRYFNVYGPRQDPKSPYAAVIPLFLERAKAGKDLVIYGDGLQSRDFVHVRDVVRANAAALEHGDGQVFNVAMGKSVTVLELAENIIKLTGSSSQIIHAASRAGDVRDSRADVSKIAGWWKGDIELEQGLKSLI; encoded by the coding sequence ATGAAAGTGCTGATTACAGGGGGAGCAGGTTTTATAGGCTCCCATATCGCTGAGTATTTCGCAGAAGAAGGGCATAGTGTAAGGGTCCTTGACAATCTGACTACTGGATTTTCTCGAAATATCCCTCAGCACAGAAATGTCGAATTCATTCAGGGGGATATCTGTGATCCCTCTGCAGTTGAAAAGGCGGTCTCGGATGTGGACTGTGTCTTCAATGAAGCTGCTCTCATATCAGTGCCTCTCAGCTGTGATAAACCAGTTGAGGCGTTCCGGATAAACACTCTTGGAATACTTAATGTATTGCAGGCATGCATCAAAGCGGGAGTTGACAAATTTGTGACAGCATCCTCTGCTGCAATTTACGGGAATAACCCTGTACTCCCTAAAAGTGAGAGCATGTATCCTGAACCTGCTTCACCTTATGCAATCTCCAAACTTGACGGAGAGTACCTGGCAAAAATGTTTTATGAGGATCACGGGCTTCGGACTACCTGCCTGCGTTACTTTAATGTCTATGGGCCACGTCAGGATCCAAAATCTCCTTACGCAGCCGTTATCCCTCTTTTTTTGGAACGGGCAAAGGCAGGAAAAGATCTTGTTATTTACGGTGACGGACTTCAGAGCAGGGACTTCGTGCATGTTAGAGATGTTGTCAGGGCAAACGCAGCAGCCCTCGAGCACGGGGATGGTCAGGTCTTCAATGTGGCTATGGGAAAAAGCGTAACAGTCCTGGAGCTTGCTGAGAATATTATTAAATTGACCGGTTCCTCAAGCCAGATCATCCATGCCGCGTCAAGGGCAGGAGATGTTCGGGACTCAAGGGCAGATGTCTCAAAAATTGCCGGCTGGTGGAAAGGAGATATAGAACTGGAACAGGGATTAAAGAGCCTTATTTAA
- a CDS encoding RNA-guided endonuclease InsQ/TnpB family protein yields the protein MQLAKKIRIYPTEEQVNVLWELSDKCRVVYNFALADRKDAYNKEKRSVKYTEQQNKLPDFKKRNPEYNVVYSKTLQGILKKLDSSYHSFFTHIKNGDKKARPPNFKGRNYLMTIPYNQSGFKIEDGIITFSQKVNNVPLSFEIGNLAEGLNVKQVEIVNDNPYKARGKFFLCIAYDVEIEDTYFDNGNYQAIDLGITKIVTAINTEGKFFEVKTPRPDNYWNPKIDAAKSRRDHCIGVKKGSAKSRRFLRIARAVTKMSKKKANQVKDFQHKLSKTMVENTRANTIIVGDLDVKQMAQPKVKDGKKQKKTKQKKGLNRSTQGFGNLGRFVQFLTYKAEIIGKRIIRIDEKNTSRKCCYCGKKHDMPNLGTCYVM from the coding sequence ATGCAATTAGCGAAGAAAATACGAATCTATCCTACTGAAGAACAGGTTAATGTTCTTTGGGAATTATCAGATAAATGTCGGGTAGTGTATAACTTCGCTCTTGCAGACCGAAAGGATGCTTATAATAAGGAAAAACGTTCTGTAAAATATACAGAACAACAAAATAAGCTTCCTGACTTCAAAAAACGTAATCCTGAATATAATGTTGTGTATTCAAAAACGCTTCAAGGGATCTTAAAAAAACTTGATAGTAGCTACCATTCTTTTTTTACCCATATTAAAAATGGAGATAAGAAAGCAAGACCTCCAAATTTCAAAGGTAGAAATTATCTAATGACAATTCCATATAACCAGAGTGGTTTCAAAATTGAAGATGGTATCATCACATTTTCACAGAAGGTAAATAATGTACCTTTATCCTTTGAAATAGGTAACTTAGCTGAAGGTCTCAATGTAAAACAGGTTGAAATCGTTAATGATAATCCCTATAAAGCAAGAGGTAAATTTTTTCTCTGTATTGCTTATGATGTAGAGATTGAAGATACTTATTTTGATAATGGGAATTATCAGGCTATTGATTTAGGCATTACAAAAATAGTTACTGCTATTAATACCGAAGGTAAATTCTTTGAAGTAAAAACCCCTAGACCTGACAATTACTGGAATCCAAAAATTGATGCAGCTAAATCCAGAAGGGATCATTGCATTGGTGTTAAAAAAGGTTCTGCAAAAAGCAGGAGATTTTTGAGAATAGCCAGAGCAGTTACTAAAATGAGTAAAAAGAAAGCAAATCAAGTAAAGGATTTCCAGCACAAACTATCTAAAACAATGGTTGAGAATACCAGAGCTAATACTATAATTGTTGGGGATTTAGATGTAAAACAAATGGCTCAACCTAAAGTTAAAGATGGTAAAAAACAAAAAAAGACCAAACAAAAGAAAGGTCTAAATCGTTCTACTCAGGGTTTTGGAAATTTAGGTAGATTTGTTCAATTCTTGACCTATAAAGCAGAAATTATAGGTAAACGTATAATAAGAATTGATGAAAAAAACACGTCTCGGAAGTGTTGTTATTGTGGAAAAAAACATGATATGCCTAACCTGGGAACGTGTTATGTTATGTGA
- a CDS encoding TIGR04279 domain-containing protein, whose protein sequence is MRKNLLILILTIFILTSAPAMAGGGKTNVTPVGNLNFTDKVVYFLDHTSDPAEGNWITMGCPNEGRKVQLPQSIKLTYNGPKHKDYGGASGTLNKEDGESCTITYPSTASYTTHPVYLPDEDVTMSFHGESGLEGENVEIYLFKVTSDCVYELFDAFQAGNIGNLNTLFQDSVEGESQKYSTKLGDCGDLSDYNLGRPGAGQYCIVMVQQNDDGSMTVLSSTAFVVAEYELCVSSPSSIVKGNDLDISITGVPDKTACAYGAVLIKEQAYKANIEINSDGTKNGTSVIINDMDIIDEFDINSSNYRSKLTKSELQTEIQTLIGEGNGAIAIGETGQEKLSLTAFDLPVGCYYLLVGAYSPEKGLAGLSQLEVEIKSTSGGSSGGHNGGGGGSPEPAKNVKSKELSQQFVSNGNRIKFEFTKGATCVGYVEFTAKKTAGKITTIIEELKEKSSLTPTEPEGEIYKHLNIWVGNGGFANSKNIENSIVGFRVSKEWITKNHIKMDEIALQRFSEGQWKSLNTEKVGADDEYIYLEAETPGFSPFAITASKNILEIEEKTGDNEGQSTLGAAGQQDNSETGMDSETSSKGNFGLKIASFFIGFLVIILTGVIIKKNIDQKNADEDSEESNENGDSEK, encoded by the coding sequence TTGAGAAAAAATCTATTGATACTTATACTGACGATATTCATATTAACCTCTGCACCAGCAATGGCAGGGGGGGGAAAAACAAACGTAACCCCTGTTGGCAATTTAAATTTTACTGATAAAGTGGTTTACTTCCTGGACCATACCAGCGACCCGGCAGAAGGGAACTGGATCACAATGGGATGCCCGAATGAAGGTCGAAAGGTCCAACTCCCTCAATCAATCAAACTTACGTATAACGGCCCGAAACATAAGGATTATGGCGGAGCTTCCGGGACCTTAAATAAGGAAGACGGGGAAAGTTGTACTATAACATACCCTTCAACTGCTTCTTATACCACTCACCCCGTTTACCTCCCTGATGAAGATGTGACCATGTCTTTCCACGGAGAATCTGGGCTTGAAGGAGAAAATGTGGAGATCTACCTGTTCAAGGTAACCTCAGATTGTGTATACGAGCTTTTTGACGCCTTCCAGGCAGGAAATATTGGAAATTTAAACACCCTTTTCCAGGACAGCGTTGAAGGAGAATCTCAGAAATATTCTACTAAACTTGGAGATTGCGGGGATTTATCAGATTATAACCTTGGACGCCCTGGTGCAGGCCAGTACTGCATAGTTATGGTTCAGCAAAATGATGACGGAAGCATGACAGTCCTTTCTTCAACGGCTTTTGTGGTTGCGGAATATGAACTGTGCGTCTCATCCCCTTCAAGTATAGTAAAAGGGAATGACCTGGACATAAGCATAACAGGAGTTCCCGACAAAACCGCCTGCGCCTACGGAGCAGTACTCATAAAGGAACAGGCATACAAAGCAAACATAGAAATCAACTCCGATGGCACAAAGAATGGGACTTCAGTAATAATAAACGACATGGATATTATTGATGAATTTGACATCAATTCTTCAAACTACAGGTCAAAATTGACCAAAAGTGAACTGCAGACCGAAATCCAGACCCTTATAGGAGAAGGAAACGGCGCCATAGCAATAGGGGAAACTGGCCAGGAAAAACTGTCACTTACTGCATTTGATCTGCCTGTAGGCTGTTATTACCTCCTTGTGGGTGCATATAGCCCCGAAAAGGGACTGGCAGGGCTTTCCCAGCTCGAAGTAGAAATTAAATCAACAAGTGGCGGCAGTTCCGGAGGACACAATGGAGGCGGCGGCGGTTCCCCTGAGCCTGCTAAGAATGTAAAATCAAAAGAGCTCTCCCAGCAGTTTGTCTCAAATGGAAACAGAATAAAGTTTGAATTCACAAAAGGAGCTACCTGTGTTGGTTATGTGGAATTCACGGCCAAAAAAACTGCAGGCAAGATAACAACTATTATTGAAGAACTGAAAGAGAAATCCTCACTTACTCCTACCGAGCCTGAAGGAGAGATCTACAAACACCTTAATATCTGGGTAGGAAACGGTGGCTTTGCAAATTCAAAAAACATTGAAAACTCCATTGTGGGCTTCAGAGTTAGCAAGGAATGGATAACTAAAAACCACATTAAAATGGATGAAATAGCCCTTCAACGTTTCAGTGAAGGTCAGTGGAAATCCCTTAACACGGAAAAAGTAGGTGCAGATGATGAGTATATCTATTTGGAAGCCGAAACTCCGGGCTTTTCCCCATTTGCAATTACAGCAAGCAAGAATATCCTTGAAATTGAAGAAAAAACAGGAGACAATGAGGGTCAGTCCACTTTAGGTGCAGCAGGGCAACAAGACAATTCAGAGACAGGTATGGACTCTGAGACGTCCTCAAAAGGAAACTTTGGATTAAAAATTGCCAGTTTCTTTATAGGTTTCCTTGTAATCATTCTAACGGGGGTAATTATAAAGAAAAATATAGACCAAAAAAATGCAGATGAAGACTCTGAAGAGTCAAATGAAAATGGAGATTCTGAAAAATAA
- a CDS encoding heparan-alpha-glucosaminide N-acetyltransferase produces MERHSNRFWEIDCLRGFAVILMLGYHFLYDLDFFGLADIELRAGTFLYIGRGAAFLFILISGTALSISRSRALGNGISGKPAENYSKYLKRGLRLFSMGMIITGITWIFFPGQYILFGILHFFGVSAVLAYPFLKYGKENLLFSLFFGIMGLYLKDRTFGFSALLWLGFRPEGFITLDYFPLFPWFGVLLTGIFLGNSLYKGGNRQFKVPKADNFLLPKLFSRIGKHSLLIYFIHQPLFLGLLILSGLLDPGML; encoded by the coding sequence ATGGAAAGGCACTCAAACCGCTTCTGGGAAATTGATTGCCTGCGGGGTTTTGCCGTTATTTTAATGCTTGGATATCATTTTCTCTATGACCTCGATTTTTTCGGGCTTGCTGATATTGAGTTAAGGGCTGGCACATTTCTTTATATTGGCAGAGGTGCCGCTTTTCTTTTTATCCTGATATCCGGAACCGCTCTTTCCATAAGCCGTTCAAGAGCTCTTGGGAATGGAATCTCGGGAAAACCTGCGGAAAATTATTCAAAATACCTTAAAAGAGGGCTGAGACTTTTTTCAATGGGAATGATAATCACAGGCATAACCTGGATTTTTTTTCCGGGACAGTATATTCTCTTTGGGATCCTGCACTTTTTTGGGGTCTCGGCAGTGCTTGCCTACCCATTCCTGAAGTACGGAAAAGAAAACCTGCTCTTCAGCCTGTTTTTTGGCATTATGGGATTATACCTTAAAGACAGGACTTTCGGGTTTTCTGCTCTTCTCTGGTTAGGCTTCAGGCCTGAAGGCTTCATAACCCTTGACTATTTTCCACTGTTTCCCTGGTTTGGGGTGCTTCTTACAGGAATATTCCTTGGAAACTCTCTTTATAAAGGTGGGAATAGGCAGTTTAAAGTCCCGAAAGCCGATAATTTCTTGCTTCCGAAACTATTTTCCAGGATCGGAAAACATTCCCTGTTAATATATTTTATCCACCAGCCCCTCTTCCTCGGGCTTTTGATCCTGAGCGGACTCCTTGACCCGGGGATGCTCTAA
- a CDS encoding CPBP family intramembrane glutamic endopeptidase, with amino-acid sequence MFKIQTDEKVGFLKKLFSAGAPVIAIAFAELLIFSGRIKEAAVTYTLLLVILSLSITVSKKLEIRKIHQALILLPILRLVNLSMPTFFESNLYSFVFIYAPMTIPATIISIHQKIPGEWTVDLLQKMWIYLPFSILAGLIFAEAEYSIIRTNPLIPDLSPVNLLLLTIIMIFVVGLIEEFIFRGIIQTRLEEFLGPAGGILLASLLFGLMHSSYGTPYEMAYTFLAGGTLGYLFYRTKSLSLVVMIHGFINIFLFGLIPHLGPGLGLM; translated from the coding sequence ATGTTTAAAATACAGACCGATGAAAAAGTCGGATTCTTAAAAAAACTATTCTCTGCAGGAGCCCCTGTTATTGCTATTGCTTTTGCCGAACTGTTAATATTTAGCGGAAGAATAAAAGAAGCCGCAGTAACCTATACGCTGCTTCTCGTCATCCTTTCACTGTCTATAACAGTCTCAAAAAAACTGGAGATACGCAAAATTCACCAGGCACTTATACTCCTGCCCATCCTTCGCCTGGTAAACCTTTCAATGCCTACCTTCTTTGAATCCAACCTTTACTCTTTCGTATTCATATATGCACCTATGACAATTCCGGCAACTATCATATCCATTCATCAAAAAATCCCGGGGGAGTGGACAGTAGATTTACTCCAGAAAATGTGGATTTATCTGCCCTTTTCTATCCTTGCAGGCCTGATCTTTGCAGAGGCCGAGTATTCAATCATCCGGACCAACCCTCTTATCCCGGACCTTTCTCCTGTTAACCTGCTGTTACTCACAATTATAATGATTTTTGTAGTCGGCCTGATAGAAGAATTTATTTTCAGAGGGATTATCCAGACAAGACTGGAAGAGTTCTTAGGGCCTGCAGGAGGCATCCTGCTCGCAAGCCTGTTATTCGGGCTAATGCATTCAAGTTATGGAACCCCTTACGAGATGGCATACACTTTTCTTGCAGGAGGCACACTCGGGTATTTATTTTACAGAACAAAAAGCCTTTCTTTAGTAGTAATGATTCATGGTTTTATAAACATATTTTTATTTGGGCTAATTCCACACCTGGGTCCGGGATTGGGATTGATGTAA